In the Thermodesulfobacteriota bacterium genome, one interval contains:
- a CDS encoding glucosamine 6-phosphate synthetase, with the protein MCGQVGIIFGRKRRRPDERDYLRELFIRMLLHSEERGPHASGLAWLKTDGSHRIFKRPMRAHELVYEKPFQELLGQVDNETTILMGHTRWRTRGNEFNNRNNHPIRAGIVIGTHNGTIYNADYLFRRLGLPRYAEVDSELIFRLADRFAPEGPIDQEGLKKALALCRGQMSAVLASRLDPGTITVLKGNKPLCLRIHRQHRVVLYASDDAFIDFAVDFDPGWRELEVPPMTMLTIRHEDVRAIDNSEFRFIPQERKGTLPEGVNA; encoded by the coding sequence ATGTGCGGACAAGTAGGCATCATCTTCGGCCGCAAGCGCAGACGGCCCGACGAGCGGGATTACCTGCGCGAGCTCTTCATCCGCATGCTGCTGCACAGCGAGGAGCGCGGACCGCACGCCTCCGGTCTGGCCTGGCTCAAGACTGACGGCAGCCACCGCATCTTCAAACGGCCGATGCGGGCGCACGAGCTGGTCTACGAGAAGCCGTTCCAGGAGCTGCTCGGACAGGTCGACAACGAGACTACCATCCTCATGGGGCACACCCGCTGGCGCACCCGGGGCAACGAGTTCAACAACCGCAACAACCATCCCATCCGGGCCGGGATCGTCATCGGCACCCACAACGGCACCATCTACAACGCCGATTATCTGTTCCGCCGTCTCGGGCTGCCGCGCTACGCCGAGGTGGACAGCGAGCTGATCTTCCGTCTGGCCGACCGCTTCGCGCCCGAAGGCCCCATCGACCAGGAGGGCCTGAAGAAGGCGCTTGCCCTCTGTCGCGGTCAGATGAGCGCCGTGCTGGCCTCACGGCTCGACCCCGGCACCATCACCGTACTCAAGGGCAACAAGCCACTCTGCCTGCGCATCCACCGCCAACACCGGGTGGTGCTCTACGCCTCGGACGACGCCTTCATCGACTTCGCCGTGGACTTTGATCCGGGCTGGCGCGAGCTGGAGGTGCCGCCCATGACCATGCTCACCATCCGCCACGAGGATGTGCGGGCCATCGACAACAGCGAATTCCGCTTCATACCCCAGGAGCGCAAAGGGACACTGCCCGAAGGAGTGAATGCATGA
- a CDS encoding gamma-glutamylcyclotransferase, with amino-acid sequence MNIGDSVKLNTNPEDSPETILRLFVYGTLKRGYWNHQRFCAQARSIEPAVVWGRLYHLHAGFPALEVPEGLILARGTADPLADARRQQEIDTPRFGRPTGDWDLIHGELVTFTDPQRDLPPIDLLEGFRPGGHSMYQRVMVASLQGTTACAVWVYIMCAPQNGHRVTNDNQAVFWKSRH; translated from the coding sequence ATGAACATTGGAGACAGCGTAAAGCTGAACACAAACCCGGAAGACAGTCCCGAGACCATCCTCCGACTCTTCGTCTACGGCACCCTGAAACGGGGCTACTGGAACCATCAACGCTTCTGCGCCCAGGCCCGCAGCATCGAACCGGCCGTGGTCTGGGGCAGACTCTATCATCTCCACGCCGGATTCCCGGCCCTCGAGGTGCCCGAAGGTCTGATCCTGGCCAGGGGCACCGCCGATCCACTGGCCGACGCCCGCAGGCAGCAGGAGATCGACACGCCACGCTTCGGCCGCCCGACTGGGGACTGGGATCTGATCCATGGGGAACTGGTGACCTTCACCGATCCGCAGCGCGACCTGCCGCCCATCGACCTGCTGGAAGGCTTCCGACCCGGCGGGCACAGCATGTACCAGCGGGTGATGGTGGCTTCGCTACAAGGCACAACCGCATGTGCGGTATGGGTTTACATCATGTGTGCGCCTCAAAACGGCCACCGGGTCACCAACGACAATCAGGCCGTTTTTTGGAAAAGTCGGCACTAA
- a CDS encoding helix-turn-helix domain-containing protein, whose product MDERWLTVDDICKYLNVSNETVYKWIEQRAMPGHRVGRRWMFKQDEVDEWVRSGGAADKSDKPDTEQ is encoded by the coding sequence ATGGATGAGAGATGGCTGACGGTCGATGACATTTGCAAATATCTGAATGTAAGCAACGAGACGGTCTACAAGTGGATCGAACAACGGGCTATGCCCGGTCATCGCGTCGGCCGTCGCTGGATGTTCAAACAAGACGAAGTGGACGAATGGGTCCGCTCCGGCGGTGCGGCTGACAAATCCGATAAGCCGGACACCGAGCAGTAA
- the brxF gene encoding BREX-3 system P-loop-containing protein BrxF codes for MAEPIHDKIKRSLQAAEGLYHRLVLLVGETGSGKTGVLREVAEEFGSSVVNVNLALSGELLELTAKQRSLRLPGILDQIADQAQSPVVLDNLEILFDKDLQQDPLRLLQSISRNRAVVASWNGIVNSGRLLYAETGHPEYRSYDSVDALIVGMDGTATVDSAKNNREAGQA; via the coding sequence ATGGCCGAACCGATTCACGACAAAATAAAGCGATCCCTCCAGGCAGCCGAAGGGCTGTATCACCGCCTGGTATTGCTGGTGGGTGAGACCGGTTCCGGCAAGACCGGCGTTCTTCGGGAAGTTGCCGAGGAGTTCGGCTCATCCGTCGTCAACGTCAATCTGGCGCTTTCAGGCGAACTGCTTGAGCTGACGGCAAAGCAGCGGTCACTCCGGCTACCGGGCATCCTCGACCAGATCGCGGACCAGGCTCAGTCACCGGTGGTGCTGGATAATCTTGAGATCCTCTTCGACAAGGATCTCCAGCAGGACCCCTTGCGCCTGCTGCAGTCCATTTCAAGAAATCGGGCCGTGGTGGCTTCGTGGAACGGAATCGTGAATTCCGGGAGGCTTTTGTACGCCGAAACCGGCCATCCCGAGTACCGCAGCTATGACTCGGTCGATGCGCTGATTGTGGGCATGGATGGCACGGCCACGGTCGATTCGGCAAAAAACAATAGAGAGGCAGGACAAGCATGA
- a CDS encoding DUF6079 family protein, with the protein MKYGDLIQFDPIESVVQLRDADKSSAAHTLVNTYVISEEMAERLTQLVIPQMQFDQPVDNKGLLVVGNYGTGKSHLMSVVSSLAADVSLLEGLNHAGVRDAASQIAGRFKVIRTEIGATTMSLRDILVAELEEHLEKLGVEYVFPEAGTITSHKRAFEDMMAKFGEVFPEHGLLLVVDELLDYLRTRKDQELILDLNFLREVGEVCKDLRFRFMAGVQEAIFDSPRFAFVADSIRRVKDRFEQILIARSDVKFVVAERLLKKTTEQQAKIRDYLMPFAKYYGGLNERMDEFVRLFPVHPDYIDTFERVTVVEKREVLKTLSMGMKGILGKDVPQDEPGLIAFDSYWGTLKQNASFRAIPEIRAVIDCSQVLESRIENAITRKQYKPMALRLIHALSVHRLTTGDIYAPMGASAEELRDRLCLFDPLIAELSSDEPDKDLQTHVETVLREIHKTVSGQFISFNADNRQFYLDLKKTDDFDALIDKRAESLGSAQLDRFYYEALKRVMECQDATYVTGYKIWQHELVWQEHKAARTGYLFFGAPNERSTAVPQRDFYLYFIQPNDPPRFKDDKVNDEVFFRLRGGSTDDEFQTALKSYAAALDLAATSSGHAKATYESKANGFLKKLVQWLQKHMSDAFEVTYQGRAKSMTEWAKGKSIRDLSGLSPHETINFRDLVNTIAGVCLAPNFENQAPGYPFFSVLITGNNRAQAAQDALRAIAGQNRTKQATSVLDALELLDGEKIDPYKSKYTKFILDAVKAKGHGQVVNRSEIIQDDHGLEYMNPGGSRLEPEWVSVLVAALVYSGDIVLAIPGKKFDATGLQQLAATGMDELVRFKHLEQPKEWNLPALKALFELLGMTPGMAQLVTQGKDEPVQNLQQAVGKIVKRIVMTQQTLREGLSFWGLDLLAGTDLSSQASGLDEAKGFFESLQAYSSPGKLKNFRYSAPEVLAHEKAVKALDELDALREFIMDHSPTASWLSTAEAVLPADHDWVDRMKTTRQDVLDALKQADLTELASQSQSIGAKLQKLKKDYTVAYIGLHTKARLGVNDDKRKAGLLNDQRLQTLLKLAGIDLMPRQQLTDYQNRLAGLKSCFALTEQNLDASPICPHCGFRPSVETGTAAGSQMIDQMDAQLDAMVTAWTSTILSNLEDPITQANMDLLKIDDREPLEAFIKSKELPVPLDSNFVHALKEVLSGLVKVTVKAQELQQALQVTDGPATPAEMKKRFEEYIDQLTKGKDPAKVRIVME; encoded by the coding sequence ATGAAATACGGAGACCTTATCCAATTCGACCCGATTGAGTCGGTCGTTCAGTTGCGTGACGCGGACAAATCGAGCGCCGCGCACACCCTCGTGAACACCTATGTCATTTCCGAGGAAATGGCCGAACGGCTCACCCAGCTTGTCATTCCTCAGATGCAGTTCGACCAGCCGGTCGACAACAAGGGCCTGCTGGTCGTCGGTAACTACGGCACCGGTAAGTCGCACTTGATGTCGGTGGTCTCCAGCCTTGCCGCAGACGTCTCCCTGCTGGAAGGGCTGAACCACGCCGGTGTCCGCGATGCGGCCTCTCAGATCGCCGGTCGGTTCAAGGTCATCCGTACCGAGATCGGAGCCACCACCATGTCCCTGCGTGACATCCTGGTGGCCGAGCTGGAAGAGCATCTCGAAAAACTCGGCGTGGAGTATGTGTTCCCCGAAGCCGGGACCATCACCAGCCACAAACGGGCCTTCGAAGACATGATGGCCAAGTTCGGCGAGGTCTTCCCCGAGCATGGTCTGCTGCTGGTGGTCGACGAGCTGCTCGACTATCTGCGCACCCGCAAGGACCAGGAGCTGATCCTCGACCTCAACTTCCTCCGCGAGGTCGGCGAGGTCTGCAAGGACCTGCGCTTCCGCTTCATGGCCGGTGTCCAGGAAGCCATTTTCGACAGCCCGCGCTTCGCCTTTGTCGCCGACAGCATCCGCCGGGTGAAGGACCGCTTCGAGCAGATCCTCATTGCCCGTAGCGACGTCAAATTCGTTGTGGCCGAGCGTCTGCTCAAGAAGACCACCGAGCAACAGGCCAAGATCCGCGACTACCTGATGCCCTTTGCCAAATACTACGGCGGGCTCAACGAGCGCATGGACGAGTTTGTCCGGCTCTTCCCGGTGCATCCCGATTACATCGACACCTTCGAGCGGGTCACCGTGGTGGAAAAGCGCGAGGTGCTCAAGACCCTGTCCATGGGCATGAAAGGCATCCTGGGCAAGGACGTGCCGCAGGACGAACCCGGCCTGATCGCCTTCGACAGCTATTGGGGTACCCTCAAGCAGAACGCTTCGTTCCGCGCCATTCCCGAAATCCGGGCAGTCATTGATTGCAGCCAGGTTCTGGAATCCCGCATCGAGAACGCCATCACCCGCAAGCAATACAAGCCGATGGCGCTACGCCTGATCCATGCTCTGTCCGTCCACCGCCTTACCACTGGCGACATCTATGCCCCCATGGGCGCATCCGCCGAGGAACTGCGCGACCGTCTCTGCCTGTTTGATCCGCTGATCGCCGAGCTGAGTAGCGACGAACCCGACAAGGATCTCCAGACCCATGTGGAAACGGTCCTGCGCGAGATCCACAAGACAGTCAGCGGCCAGTTCATCTCCTTCAATGCCGACAACCGCCAGTTCTATCTCGACCTGAAGAAGACCGACGACTTCGACGCCCTGATCGACAAGCGGGCCGAAAGCTTAGGATCGGCTCAACTCGACCGCTTCTATTACGAGGCGCTCAAGCGGGTCATGGAATGCCAGGACGCCACCTACGTCACCGGCTACAAGATCTGGCAGCACGAACTGGTCTGGCAGGAGCACAAGGCCGCCCGTACCGGCTACCTCTTTTTCGGGGCTCCCAACGAACGCTCCACCGCCGTGCCGCAGCGGGACTTTTACCTCTACTTCATCCAGCCCAACGATCCGCCGCGCTTCAAGGACGACAAGGTCAATGACGAGGTCTTTTTCCGACTTAGAGGAGGAAGTACCGACGATGAATTCCAGACCGCGCTGAAGAGCTATGCGGCCGCCCTGGACCTTGCGGCCACCTCATCGGGCCACGCCAAGGCCACCTATGAATCGAAAGCCAACGGCTTCCTGAAGAAACTGGTCCAGTGGCTGCAGAAGCACATGAGCGATGCCTTCGAGGTCACCTATCAGGGCCGCGCCAAGTCCATGACCGAATGGGCCAAGGGCAAATCGATCCGCGATCTGTCCGGTCTGTCGCCCCACGAGACCATCAACTTCCGCGACCTGGTCAACACCATCGCCGGTGTCTGCCTGGCTCCGAACTTCGAGAACCAGGCCCCGGGCTATCCGTTCTTCTCGGTCCTGATCACCGGCAACAACCGCGCCCAAGCCGCGCAGGACGCCCTGCGGGCCATCGCCGGGCAGAACCGCACCAAGCAGGCCACCTCCGTGCTGGACGCCCTGGAGCTGCTCGACGGTGAGAAGATCGACCCCTACAAGTCGAAGTACACCAAGTTCATCCTTGATGCCGTCAAGGCCAAGGGCCACGGCCAGGTGGTCAACCGCAGCGAGATCATCCAGGACGACCACGGGCTGGAATACATGAACCCGGGCGGTTCGCGTCTGGAACCCGAATGGGTGAGCGTGCTGGTGGCGGCCCTGGTCTACTCCGGCGACATCGTGCTCGCCATCCCGGGCAAGAAATTCGACGCCACCGGCCTGCAGCAACTGGCCGCGACCGGCATGGACGAGCTGGTCCGCTTCAAGCACCTGGAGCAGCCCAAGGAATGGAACCTGCCCGCGCTCAAAGCGCTGTTCGAACTGCTCGGCATGACGCCGGGCATGGCCCAGCTCGTCACCCAGGGCAAGGACGAGCCGGTGCAGAACCTGCAACAAGCGGTGGGCAAGATCGTCAAGCGCATCGTCATGACCCAGCAGACCCTGCGCGAAGGGCTCTCCTTCTGGGGTCTGGACCTGCTCGCGGGAACCGACCTGTCCAGCCAGGCCAGCGGACTGGACGAGGCCAAGGGCTTCTTTGAATCGCTCCAGGCCTACTCCTCGCCGGGCAAACTGAAAAACTTCCGCTACAGCGCTCCCGAAGTGCTGGCCCACGAAAAGGCCGTGAAGGCGCTCGATGAGCTGGACGCCCTGCGCGAGTTCATCATGGACCACAGCCCGACGGCGTCCTGGCTCTCCACCGCCGAGGCGGTGCTGCCTGCCGACCATGACTGGGTGGATCGCATGAAGACCACCCGGCAGGATGTGCTGGATGCCCTCAAACAGGCCGACCTGACCGAGCTGGCCAGTCAGTCCCAGTCCATCGGGGCCAAGCTACAAAAGCTGAAGAAGGATTACACCGTCGCCTACATCGGCCTGCACACCAAGGCCCGGCTGGGCGTGAACGACGACAAGCGCAAGGCGGGCCTGCTCAATGACCAGCGCCTGCAAACCCTGCTCAAACTGGCTGGTATCGACCTGATGCCCCGGCAGCAGCTCACCGACTACCAGAACCGCCTGGCCGGACTGAAGAGCTGCTTCGCGCTGACCGAGCAAAACCTCGACGCCTCGCCCATCTGCCCGCATTGCGGGTTCCGGCCGTCGGTGGAAACCGGCACGGCGGCAGGCTCACAGATGATCGACCAGATGGACGCCCAACTCGACGCCATGGTGACGGCCTGGACCTCCACCATCCTCAGCAACCTGGAGGACCCGATCACCCAGGCCAACATGGATCTGCTGAAGATCGACGACCGCGAACCGCTGGAGGCCTTCATCAAGTCGAAGGAACTGCCGGTGCCGCTTGACAGCAACTTTGTCCATGCATTGAAGGAGGTGCTCTCCGGCCTGGTCAAGGTCACCGTCAAGGCGCAGGAGCTGCAACAGGCCCTGCAGGTCACCGACGGTCCGGCCACCCCGGCGGAGATGAAGAAACGCTTTGAGGAGTACATCGATCAGCTCACCAAGGGCAAAGACCCGGCCAAGGTGCGGATCGTCATGGAATGA
- a CDS encoding four helix bundle protein, with amino-acid sequence MARIEKFEDIEAWQRARQLAKAVYAVTSEGKFARDFGLRDQIQRAAVSVMSNIAEGFERGGDVEFRRFLAIAKGSAGEVKAQLYVALDAGLIDQTAFDSLYKSATETGNLIGGFMKYLSKGINK; translated from the coding sequence ATGGCAAGGATTGAAAAGTTCGAGGATATCGAAGCATGGCAGCGGGCAAGACAGCTCGCCAAAGCCGTGTATGCCGTTACATCGGAAGGAAAGTTCGCTCGTGATTTCGGACTGCGTGACCAGATTCAAAGAGCAGCCGTTTCGGTGATGTCCAACATTGCCGAAGGATTTGAGCGTGGTGGTGATGTTGAATTCCGGCGATTCCTTGCCATCGCAAAAGGCTCTGCCGGTGAAGTCAAAGCGCAGCTTTATGTGGCTCTCGATGCCGGGCTGATTGACCAGACTGCTTTCGACTCGCTTTACAAATCAGCCACAGAAACAGGAAACCTCATTGGCGGTTTCATGAAATATCTGAGCAAAGGGATTAACAAATGA